From the genome of Labedella gwakjiensis:
TCGGCCGCGAGGTACTCGGACTCCCCCGCGAGGGCGACCGTGTACGTGCCCGGGAGGGCGGGCAGCGCGACGGCGCCGTCCGCCGCGGCCACACCCGTCGTGTCGACGCCCGAGACCGTCACGGCGGTGTCCTCCGGACCCGAGACGGAGTACGTGACGACACCGAGCTCCGGCGCCTGCAGGCTCCACGTGTCGAACACGACGAAGGCCTTGCCCGCCTTCTCGAGCGTGAACGTCGCGTCGTAGGACTCGTCGCCCTGGGTGATCTCGACCGGGACCTCTGCGGTGTCCCCGCTGATCTCGGCCTCCCCGACCTCGTAGCCGGAGATGCGGTCGTCGGTGTCGCCGTAGACGTCGTCGGTCAAGAGGACGTCGGCGTCGCCCGCCTCGGCGTTCGAGACGGCGAGCGCGTCCTCCGCGTCACCGGCGATCAGCGCATTCAGGTACTCCTCGACCTCGCGCTCCGGAGCGTTCGCCTGCGTGCCGACGACACTGCCCACGATCCCTCCGGCCACGAGCAGGAGGACGACGACGGCTGCGGCGATCCAGCCGATGACGCGACCGCGACTGCGCGGCTTCTTCGCCGGAGGCGCCGTCTGAGCGTAGGGAGACGTCGGCGTCGGCTGGCCTGTGGTCGCGTAGGTCTGCGTGGGATACGCCGACGTCGGCTGGGCGGAGGGAGCACCCTGGTAGGGACCCTGCGGATTCTGCGGATACGGCCCCTGCTGCCCGGAGCCGTACGCCGACTGCTGAGGATTCTGCGGCTGCCCCTGCGGATACGGCGGCTGCTGTCCGTTCGGGTATGGCGGGTTCCCCTGGGGGTACGGTCCGGGCGGGTTCGACATGACATTCCCCTTCGTCGATACGGCTCGCCCAGTCTATCGACGGGGCAGGCGGGAACCAGGGGCAGAAGTACCCGTCATTCGCGCGTCATGACCAGCGGGACGGCGGCGTGTCGAGGTTGATCGTCAGGTCGGCGAGGAGCGCCTCCACCTGGGGTTCGACGTATCGCCTGACGCCCTCGGCTATCCGCCCGCGATGCTCCTCGAGTGCGATGCACACGAGTCGACCGGCATGGGTGGCGCACTCGTCGGCGAGACGCAACTCGGTGCGGAGCGCCTGCTTCTCCTCGTCCGACAGCTCCCTCGGCGGAGCGGTCGGTCCCGAATCAGACTCGCCGGCCAACTCGGCGAACGTGAAGAGGTACGGCTCGTTCGGTTCCGGTTCGGGATCGAGCGGAAGGCCGTCGAACTCGGGATCGAGTCCCTGGTCGGGCCGGTACCCCGCGGCCTTCCTCCGCTCCGAATCGAGGAGCTCCTTGTGGAGGAGAGGGAGGTTGCGCTCCGTGTACTCGTCGACGACCGTGTCGACGATGGTCTTGATGCGGGTGGAGAGGCCGTGCTGGACGGCGTGAGGGACGTCCGTGTCGAGGCCGGCCGCCGCGATCACGGGCGAGCCGAAGCAGCGACGGCACAACCGGGTGCGACCACGCGTCGTGGCCGGGCGCCATCGCGGCAGCCACCGCAACCACGCGTCGACGGCCTGCGCGACGGTCGTCTCGAGGGACCGCTCCATGCGTACACCGTAGTGCGGCAGGGGGCTCAGCGGTGGGACGCGCCCGGAAACGGCGTGGGAATCATTCCGACGGGGAGTCGTCGTGGGCCTCCCACGGCCATCGCGGCCGACGACCCGTCGAGCCGGCCGTGACGGCCGCGAAGGCGATGGCGACCACGGCCGCGAGCACACCGACGATCCAGGGGAAAGCCGACATGAGGGTCGACGACGCGAAGAGGACTCCGTCGAACCACCGACGGGCCTCGACGGCGACGAGCACCACTCCCACGCCGACGAAGCCGACCGTCGCGCCGAGACCGACGAGGAGCGACCACGCGGCCCCGCGACCGGCGGCGCCGCCGGCTCGCCTGGCGTCCCGCACGAGTGCGGCGAGGACGACGATAACGGCCGTCGCGACCATCGCCGGACCGACGAGTCCCCCCGTTCCACCGCGGGACACGACGTCGACGTCCGCGAGGAGGCTCACGAAGCCGAAGGCGCACACCACGAGCGCGAGGTAGAGCACCGTCGCGAACGCGGCGACGACCGTGTCGCGATCGCGACGCTTCCGCTCCGGGTCGGACGGCCAGCCTCCCGCGAACGGACCAGCGCCGTCCTCCCCGCTTCCACCGCGGTCAGCGCTCATCACTCGTCCCCTTCCGCCCGGGTGCTCGCCGCGGTGCACGGCCGGCCGGTCTCGATCGTGCACGCCGGAGCCCGAGGGATCGGAGCGAGACGAGGGCGAGCATCCGGCCCCTCCTGTCCACGCGCTCCCCGAGCGTGCGTCGGAGCTCGTCGACGAGCCGCCACGCGCGGTCGGCGTCCTCCGGCGACGACTCCAGGTCCGAGAAGGCGACGCGGTCGGCGAGGACAGCGAGCCTGTGCGCGCCGCGCGATCCGTGGAGGGTCGCCACCTCGTGCCGGGTGGACGCCGGTGGCGGCTCGATCCCGTAGTCCACGACGGCGTCGCGGAACTCGCGCCACCCCTCGGTGATCCGGGACTCCGGGTCGCGCGCCCGGCGACGCAGCGCACGACGACGGGCCTTCGCGGCGACCACCGCGATGAACGGGGAGAGGATGACGGCGACCACGATGACGACCCAGGACAACACGCGTGCGATGCGCAGCAGGATCTCGAGGATCGGATTCACCGCCGCCTGGTCCTCCGGCTCGCTCGAGTCCGGAGCCGTCTGCTCGCTCCGATCCGGCTCGTCGTCGGCCGGCGGCTGCAGATCCGGGTACGGCCGTGCGATGAGGGACGGGTCCTCCGGCTGTTCCTCGGGCACCGGCCTCTCGGCCGGGGTCGGATCGACGGCGACCCACCCGCTCCCGGCCACCTCGATCTCGATCCATGCGGCGACGTCCGAGCCGGTGAACGCGACGGGGCCGCCGGACTCCGCGTCGCCGGCGTCGTGCGAGAAGCCCATGACCACCCGCGAGGGAAAGCCCAGCTGGCGCGCCGCGAGAGCCGCGAGCGACGCGTACTGCTCGGCGTCGCCGACCATCGGGGTGTCGGAGAGGAGACGTGAGAGACGGTCGAGCCCATGCCCTGATGGGCTCGACGGCTCGTCAGGGTCGACGCCGTGGCTGATGTAGCCGACCGAGGCGAGGCCGTCGAGGACCGATGAGAGGTTCGCTCCGGCGCCGTCGCCGGCCGTGACGTACCGGTCGAGGAAGTCGAGCAGTGCGTCCGGCGCATCCCGCGGCCGGGAAGGCGTCGACGCAGGGACCAGGCCGGCGACCTCCTCGATCGTCGCGGTCGCGGGTTCGACGCCCTCCACCGTGTAGGTGTCGCCCTCCTGGAGTCCGGCAGTGACGGCCGAAGTTCCGGAGTTCGCGTTGTAGTACAACGAATCCGACAGCACTCCGGTGCGGGCGCCGTCGAAGTCGACGGAACCGAGGTATCCGACGCCGGGCAACCAGACGCCGTCGTAGGATCCGACCGTGACCGTGACCGTCGACGATGCGCCGTCGACGGCAGGATCGAGGCGGAACGGGAGCCGCTCGAACGAGCCGGAGTCCGACGGGTCCTCGGCGTCACCGACCCCCCACACGACGCCGTCGAAGTCGTCCATGACGGCCAACCGGACCCGCGACGACGAGAGACCATCGACCGTGAACACGACGGAGTCCGCCTCCCCCGCGGCGTTGTAGGCGCGGAAGGTCGACAGAGGGCTGGGATACTCGCGCGGGCTGAAGGGCTTCTCCACGGCGTCCCTCGCGATCGCGCGGTCGGCGGACGGTGGGAGGAGCGCGGTCGCGCCAGCACCGACGCCGACGGCGACCGCGACGACCGCGACGGCCGCGAGCACCGACGCAACGGCCGAGCGGCGTCGATCACGACCGGTGAAGACGATGGATCCCGTCGCACCGGACGAGGGCGAGGCCATCGCCGTCCGCCGCTCACGCAGTGCCGTCAGCCAGAGGAGCAGGACGGCCGCGAGTGCGACGCTCGTCGCGACCGGGAGGACCGGCTCGCGAGGACCGAGCACGATTCCGGACACGAGGAGCAGCACGGGCACGATGGCGGCGGTGTCCGGCACGCGCGCCCTCAGAGCGACCGACGTCGTGATGACGGTCGCGGCGAGCACGAGCAGCAACGCCGGAACGAGGAGGGCTTGATAGTCACCGACGGGTGTCACGATCGTGAGGAGCCGCTTCCACGACAGGACGGCGCCCTCGGCGAGCGCGACGAGTCCCCCGGCCGAGGGCAGGAATCCGGCGATCGACTGGGAGGGGACGGCGAGCGGGACGCCGACGAGGGCGACGGCGATCGTCGACAGCAGCGCGAGCCACCAGGGACCGAGCCGCCTGACGGTTCCGACGACGGCGACGATCTGGCCCACGGCGACGGCACCGAGGACGACTCGGACGAGAGCAGGCGACTCGTAGATCGGCCAGAGAGCGACCGCCGCCACGAGGATCGCTGCCGAGGACGCGACGAGCGTCCCCACGACGTACCGCCTGCTCCCGTCCGGCGACCGCCGCAGGGACGCAGCCCGGCGCGCGCGACGGCCCCTCGACTCCGTGCTCATGTCCCCGCCCGGAGCAGGGTCTTGCCGAGATCGTCGAGGAAGCCGATGGTGAGGACCGTCAAGTCGCCGACGCGCCGCATGCTCGGCACGATCTCCGGGTCGCAGACCACGGCGACCACCGCGACCCCGGCGGGGAGGTTCGCGGAGGCGGCGCTCAAGGACGAGGCCGTCGCCGTCGAACCGCACACGAGGAAGACGAGGGAGACACCGGCGACGCCGTCGGATGCGAAACGCACGACGTCGCCGAGTCGCAATGCGGTGGCCGCGGGGTCGACGCGGCAGAGGTCGTCGAGCAGTCGGCTGGGCGACAGCGATGACAGCTGTTCGATCGGGCGCGGGGACGCGACACCGGCACGGGTCACCGCGCTCGCCACAACGGCGACCTCGCGGCCGTCCGCGATGGCGCGCGTGCCGAGGGAGCCGGCGACGCTGACGGCCATCTCGAACTCCTCATCCGTCGCGAACTCGGTGGGGTGGAGACCGAGCACGATCATGAGGTGGCTGCGCCTGGTCTCCTCGAACTGCCGCACCATGTACTGGCCCGTCTTGGCCGTGCTCTTCCAGTGGATCGCCCGGCGCTCGTCGCCGGGCACGTACTCCCGCAGGGAATGGAACGACAGATCGCTCGCGGTGAGCTCGCTCGTGGGGATCCCCTCCAGGTCGCGGACGAACCCCGTACTGATGCTCGGGATCGAGATCGTCCGCGGGTGGACGAAGAGGTCGACCTGTTTGTCCCATCGGCGCTCGCGTGTGACGAGACCGATGGGGTCGGCGCGGATCGTGCGCACCGGACCGATCGGCACGACGCCCCTCCGAGCACCCGTCATCACGAAGACGTCCTCGAAGCGCGCACCGACCGCGAGGCCGGGGATCGCGAAATCGGCGATGGACTCCCCCACCGGCACCTCGACGCGCACGCGCCCCAGACGGCGACGCGTCGGGTTCGTCACCGTGAGCTGGATCGCCGCCTGGTCGCCGACGACGACACGGCCGAGGGGGATGCGCATCGTGGCTTCGTGACTCGACCTCCCGATGAGGAACGCGGCGGCCAGGAGGAGGACGACGAGTCCCGTCCAGGCGATCGCGACGAACTCGGTCCAGCCGGCGAGGTACCCGACCACGAAGGCGATGCACACGACGCCTGCGATCACCCATCCGAGCGGCTCGACCACGGCGGCGACGCGTCGCCACCCCGACACGGCGGCGTCGGCGCATGCCGTCGTCACGCTCACGACACCCCGGATCGCCGCAGCGAGCACTCCGACCTGGCTCGGGCCGTCGGTCGCGCGACGGAGGAGCGTCATCGCGAGCCCTGGTCCTGGGGTGGCGGCGTGTCGATGAGGACGCGGGAGACGACGCTCGACGGCGTGACGCCGTCGAACTCGGCCTCGGGGTCGAGGACGAGACGATGGCCCAGCACGGCTTCGGCGAGCGCCTTCACGTCGTCGGGGATGACGAAGGAGCGTCCGGCGGAGGCTGCGAGGGCCCTCGTCGCCCTGACGAGGGCGAGAGCGGCCCTGACGCTCGCGCCGAGTCGCACCTCCGAGGCCGATCGCGTGCCCTCCACGATGCGGGCGATGTAGTCGTTGATCGAGGGGTCGACGTGCACGGTCGACACGAGGGAGACCATGTCCGCGACGGTCGAGGCCGGCACGACGGCCGAGATCTCGTGGGCCTCGCTCGCGTGCGGGTTCTCCAGGATGCGCATCGTGGACTGGTGGTCGGGGTAGCCGATCGACGTCTTCAGGAGGAAGCGGTCGAGCTGGGCCTCGGGGAGCCTGTAGGTGCCGGCCTGCTCGATCGGGTTCTGCGTCGCGATCACCATGAAGGGGGCATCAACGCGGTGCCGGACCCCGTCCACCGTGACCTGCCCCTCCTCCATGACCTCGAGGAGGGCGGACTGTGTCTTGGGGCTCGCCCTGTTGATCTCGTCGGCGAGCACGATGTTCGCGAAGATCGGGCCCTGGTGGAACTCGAACCTCTGGCTCTTCTGATCGAAGATGCTCACGCCCGTGATGTCGCCGGGGAGCAGGTCCGGTGTGAACTGCACGCGGCTGGCGCTGCCGTCGATGCTCTGCGCGATCGCCCGCGCGAGCGAGGTCTTGCCGGTACCCGGCACGTCCTCGAGGAGCAGGTGTCCCCCGCTGAACAGGGCGACGAACGCGAGCCGGATCACGTGACTCTTGCCGAGGAGCACCTGGTCGACGTTCGCGATCATCCGATCGCACACGCCGGCGAACCACGTGGCCTGCTCCGGGGTCATCGTCATGTCGCGTTCTCTTTCGTCGGGTTCAAGGAGTCTGGCATTGCACCGTCACGACCTGTACTGGTCCTTGTGGACGGGCTGACCGGGGAGAGAGACCTCCACCCAGATGTTGCCACGAGTGCCCGACGTGTTCGTGCACGACCCGGTGACACCCAGTGGTGTTCCAGCCGTCGCGAAGTTGTCGCAGCTGAACAGGAGGTATGGGCCGGGCTCGCCGCCGATGGGTTTACCGTCGGCGAAGCTCGTCGTGAGGTCGTTCGTCTGCGGCGACACCCGCGTGCTCACGACGGCATTCGGAGTGGAGGTCGCGCCAGACCACTCGCTGCACAGCCGAGTACTTCCGTAGGTCTCGCACACCTGGAACTGGAGCTGCAGCACGTAGCCCCACTGCTGATCCGACGGGATGATGAACCCTGAGTCGTCGAGCGTGCGCTCGGAGGAGAACCCGCCACCGGTCGACCGGTACGAGACGATTGTCGACTGGGCGCCCCCGCTCGAGGCGAAGTCCACGTCGGCGACGTACGAGTAGAGACCTTCACCGAACTTCGCGAGCCGGCCGAACGACGCCGTCGGTGTGCCGGGGCGCTGCAGCGGCGTCGCGGAGACCTGGGCGCTCTCCGTGCACCCCTGCCCGTTGTAGGCGAACACGACGGCGCGGTAGTCGGTGTTCGGGGTGAGCCCCCTGAAGACGTACGACGTGGCGGTGCCGACCTCCACGAGCTCACCGTCCGGATCGGAGAGGCGGAGCTGCGGGTTCCCGTCGGTCACACCGTCGACCCGGCACGACGGGAGGGTGCCGTCGGAGGACAACGCGACGTAGTACCGCTGGATCGCCGCCCCGTTGCCGGAGAAGACTCCGGGCCAGCTCACCGAGACCCGTGTGCCGGAGGACTGGTCGGCCTCGGCCGTCGGTGCCGCCCCGGCTGTCGGCGCGCCCGCCGGTGTGTTCGAGCCCGTGGCCGCGTTCCACTGCGGGGTGGCACCGGCGAAGTCGTTGCGGGACTGCACCGTCACCGTCACGGGCGTCCCGTTCGGGATGGACGGGGACTGGACCGACCGTACGTAACGCGTTCCCGCTGGGTCGCTCCGGCTCACCGTCTGCGTCTGCGTCACCCCTCCGACCGTCACGTCGTACGCGACGATCGGGCTGGCCGCCGACGAATCCGACGGCTTCGTCCACGACACACGCAGCCCGCCGTCGAGGGGAGTCGATGTGAGATTCTCGGGGGCCGGCGGGATGAGATCGGACCACACGGGCGTACCGAGCGTCGTCGGTTCGCTCGTCCCGACGGCGTTCGTCGCGGTCACCTGGACCCGAACGGCGTTCTCTCGACCGTTTCCCGGCGTCTGGACGGTACAGGTCGACGACGCGCACGGAGTCGACGAGATCACGGCTCCGGTCGACGCGTTCATGAGCGTCACGGTGAAGTTCTGGATCGCCGCGTTGTTGAAGCTCCCTGGCGTCCAGCCGAGGGTGAGACTCCGGTCCCCCGCCGAACGGAGGGCGAGTGCCGTCACGGGCTCTGGACGATCCTGGACGGAGATGCGCACGGTCCCCCACACGAACCGGCTCGGATCACCGGTCGCATCCGCCACCTGATACTGCAGCACGGCATCGGAGATGGCCGCGTCGGCCGTGACGCTCACGGTGAGCAGACTCCGGTCGGCCGACGGTGAGACCGAGACGCCCGCGGGCAGACCGCCCCCGGCGATTCCCCTGACGTCGATGACACGCAGCGCCGTGTCGGGGAACGGATTGGTCGCCCCGTCGTTCGCGAGCACATCGATCGTCTCGCTCGAGCCGCGCGCCAGCTGCACGGTGTCCGCTTGCGGGACGGCGAGCGGGAGCGTCGACGGCACGACCCGGAGGTCGATGGATCCGCCGGTCCCGGCGTTGGCGTCGTCCTCCACACCGATCGAGAGCGCCACGGTGGAACCGACGTCGGCTGTCGACGCGACCTCGACCGTGAGCGAGCGACCGTCGATCGAGGCCTCGACCCCCTCGGGCGCGGGCGCCTGGATCGAGTACGAGAGAGCGTCGAGGTTCTCCGGGTACGGGTAGGTCGTGAGGCGCGCGAGGTCGAGCGTGCGCGTCGAACCCGGCTCGACGTCGATCGTTCCGCCGGCGAACACGGGCGGCTGATTGTCCCGCGGGGTGACGGTGATCGGGAGGACGAGCGTCGCGATGCGTCCGGCCGGGTCGTCGGCGCCTGCTCCGTCCGTCACGGTGAACGAGATCGACGCCGGCCCGAAGTACGCGTCGGCGCTCGTGAACGCGAGCGTGTCGTCGTCGACGACGAGATCGTCCCCGTTCGCACGAGTGGCACGCACGGCGCTGCTGTCGGTGATCCGCACGTCGCGGTCACCGATGGCGACGACGTAGTCCGCGAGGTCGATGCGCAGCGTCTCACCGCTCCGCACGGTCAACGGGGCTGCGGTGCTGCGGAGCTGGGGCAGCGCGTCGTCGAGTCCCGGTACACGCACGAACGCCCAGCCCTCGACGCCCTCCTCGTCCGGGTTCCAGACGCGGAAGGGGATGACCCGACTCGCGTCGCCGATCCGGACGACGATGTCTCCGTCCTCGTCGACGGTCGCGACGTCGGCGTAACGATCGGGGACGCCGACGGACAGCTCGGACACCGGGCCGTCGACGTACCGGACGTTCGCCCGGACGTCGACCGTGACCGAGTCTCGGTCGAGCACGTCCTCGACGCGCACGATCGAGTCGCGAGCGACCGGTACCGCCGGCGCGGCATCGGCGTCCACGACGACCGTGATGAAGTTCGACGACGTGCCTCCCCGCTCGTTGGCGATCGTGTAGACGAAGCCGTACCGGCCCTCGGCGGCGGGGACGATGACGTCGATGGAGTCGCCGACGATCGAGGCGACGATGGAGGGGTCCGTCGATTCGACACTCGCGATCAGCAGCGCGCCGCCGTCCGGGTCGGAGTCGTTGTCGAGCACCGGGATGGTGACCGTGCGGGACGGCCTCGTGATCACGAGGTCCTCGACGGCGATGGGATTGCGTGCAGCGTCGGCCCGCGTCGCGACACCGACGCGCACCGTGCCCGTCGATTGTGCGCCGAGGGCGTCGACGACGGTGTACTCGAAGGTGTCCGTCCCCGCCTCGTATGCACCCGCCTGGTAGTCGAACCAGGTCGGACCGCTCGCGACGACGCTTCCGCGCTCCGGCGAGCTCGACTGGCCGACGAGTTGCACGGAATCGCCGTCCGGGTCGATGCCGGACAGGGGGATCTCCACCCGCACGGTCTCCCCCGCGAAGACGCGAGCGGTGACCGCCCGGGGAGCCGGGGCGGAGTTCGACGAACGATCGACCTCTCGCACGCTCAGGGTGATGTCGGCATCTGCCCACTGGCCGTCCGGTCCGAGCACCCGATAGGTGATGGTGGATTCGCCGGGAGTCGACGGAGCGAGGTACCGGACGACGTCTCCCGACACGAAGGCGAGTCCCCGGTCGTCCGGCAGTCCTCTCGGGAGCTCCGTCGCCAGAGTCAACCGGCTGCCGTCCGGATGCTCGTCGTTGTCGAGGACGGGGATGTCGACGACGTCGCCGACGCGGACGGACACCGTATCGGCGGTCGCGATCGGCGGTTGCGGTCTCGTCGGCTCCGGGATCTCGATGACCGTGATCGAACCGGTCGCCTCGGCGTATCCGTTGCTGAGCGTGTACGGCACCGTGACGGGCTGTGCGAGCGGACCGGTGAGGACCACGCGAACCGAGCGCTGCTCGAGAACCTCGACCCGGATGCTCGATGCGAGCTCCTCGGTGTCGACGTCCGTCACGAGGAGGATTCCCCCGGCCGGATCCCTGTCGGTCTCGAGGACGTCGATGGTGTGAGGCGTGCCCGCTCTCACGAAGACCGTGTGGGGGGCCGGGATCGGCGCGGCCCCGACCGACGGCGGCGTCGTGACCTGGACCCGCACGACACCAGCCGTCGTGCTCGTGCCGTCGGTGACCGAGAAGTCGACGTAGTAGGTGCCGGCCGCCGCCGCGGTGAACCGGAACGTGCCGGCGTCGTAGTCGGGCACGACGGCGACACCGTCCTTGTCGGACACGCCGGCGAGACGAATCGCGTCGACACCGCCCCGAGCGCGGACGAGGGGCGAGACGGTGATCTCCTCGTTCGCATTCGCGACGGCCGAGAACGGCTCGACGATGATGGGCACGTCCCCGCTCTCCCGAACGGTGACCGAGAGCCGTCCGGCGCGTTCGAGGCTGCCATCGGACGCCACGAGCGCGACGTCGGAGCGACCGATGGTGTCGCCTGACGATGTGAAGACGACGGTGCCGTCCGGCTTCGACACGGCGAGCTCCGGGTCGGCCGCGGTCGCGGAGACGAGGTAGAACGGATCACCGTCGGGGTCGTACCAGGTGGTGAGCGCATTGGTCGAGACACGCCCGCCGGCGGCGACGAGCGTCTTCGGTGCACGCACCTGGATGGGAGCCGTGTTCTCCTCTGCGTCCCTCACCTCCACCTCGACGGAGGCGGTCGCCGACCCGCCGCGGCCGTCGCTCACCGTGTAGTCGACGGTGAGGGATCCGCTCGCCTCCTCGGAGAGGGTGACCTGCAACGCCTGTCCGTCCGAGACGATGTCGATCCGGCCGGCGTCCTCCGCGATCGCGCCGACGGAGTCGATCACGAGGACGTCGCCGTTCGGATCGTAGTCGTTGAGAAGAACGGGGAGCGGCGAGGTGCGTCCAGGGCGAGCGCCGAAGGTGTCCTCGACCGCGACCGGAGGCAATGGACGGGTGTCGTACTCGCGCGGTGCGTCCTCGTCGTTCTGCTCGATGTCCTGGCGGTCCTCGTCGTCGTCGAGGAGGTCCTGCCAGTTGTCGATGAGCACGTCACCGTCCTGCACGGCCCAGGAGCGTCCGGACCGTCCGTCGTTCAGGAGGACGCGACCGCGGTTCTCGCGGAACGTCGCGGCCGACGACTCCCCGAGTCCGTCGAGGTCGGCCGATCGCGGCGCGGACGAGCCGCACCGCTCCCACAGCGAGCCGTCGCCCCACGCCGCGTAGAGGCAGCCGCCGACCATCGAGGGGACGACCGGTGACCCCTGCGCGTCCGCGACACGGTTCGGGTCCCCGCCGGCGAGGGGCACCTCGAGGAGCCCAGAGGAGAGAGCGACGGCGACGGCGTCGCCCTGATCGCTCGGGGCCTGCATCTCGGCTCCCACCGTCGACTCGTCGAGCGTGCGGCGCTCCTCGCCGACCTGGAGCACCCCGTTCTCCCTGTCGAGCAGGGCGACGGTCTCACCGATCACCGTGATCCCGATGTCGTCTCCGTCGAACGGATCGACCTCCGTCGACTCGCTCGGCCCGTCCTCGGTCGCCGCGTCGAATGTGCTCACCTCGCCGACGGACGGCGAGAAGACCGCGAGACGTCCGCCGGGGGTGATGGCGGACACGGCCCCCTCGCCGAACTGCAGCGTCGCCTCCGTGGTGGCGTCGAAGTCCCGCAGTCCGTCGAGCGGCACGATCCAGACGTCGCCGTCTGCGACGATGACCACACGGTCGCCCGCGAGGCCGACCGTCTCGGTGCCAGACGGGAGAGGAACCTCGTCGCCCGGAACGGCGTTCGCCACGTCGACGAGCGACAGGGACGACCTTCCCCTGTCCACGACGACGACCGTCTCCCCGCTCTGCAGCACGTCCAGGTCGGCGGACTCCACGGGGAAGGCGCTGTTCAACTCGCCCACTTCGAGATTCGCCCGGCCCACCGCGCCGTCCTGGCCGTTCACGACCCAGACGGCGGCATCATCGAGCTCGGTGTTCTGCGTCCGGTAGCCCGTGGACGTCACGGCCACCGTCGCGAGCACGGCGACGAGTCCCACCGCTGCCGTCCCCGAGAGCAGTCGACGGCGACGACGACGGATCCATTCGCCCAGCATCATCCGCTCCCGTCGGGGAGTTGGACGCACTTCTCCGCGCTCGGTTCCCCGAGGCGGCCGGAACGGCGCACGGCCACCGTGATGCACACGGAGTCGCCCGGAGTCCCGTCGATGCGGTACTCGGAGGTGCGCTGGGTGCTCTCGTTGCCGTCGGAACTCATGATGACGAAGTTGTCACCGTCGACGGTGTCAGCCGAGGTCCACGAGAA
Proteins encoded in this window:
- a CDS encoding DUF6121 family protein; translation: MSADRGGSGEDGAGPFAGGWPSDPERKRRDRDTVVAAFATVLYLALVVCAFGFVSLLADVDVVSRGGTGGLVGPAMVATAVIVVLAALVRDARRAGGAAGRGAAWSLLVGLGATVGFVGVGVVLVAVEARRWFDGVLFASSTLMSAFPWIVGVLAAVVAIAFAAVTAGSTGRRPRWPWEAHDDSPSE
- a CDS encoding transglutaminaseTgpA domain-containing protein, coding for MGTLVASSAAILVAAVALWPIYESPALVRVVLGAVAVGQIVAVVGTVRRLGPWWLALLSTIAVALVGVPLAVPSQSIAGFLPSAGGLVALAEGAVLSWKRLLTIVTPVGDYQALLVPALLLVLAATVITTSVALRARVPDTAAIVPVLLLVSGIVLGPREPVLPVATSVALAAVLLLWLTALRERRTAMASPSSGATGSIVFTGRDRRRSAVASVLAAVAVVAVAVGVGAGATALLPPSADRAIARDAVEKPFSPREYPSPLSTFRAYNAAGEADSVVFTVDGLSSSRVRLAVMDDFDGVVWGVGDAEDPSDSGSFERLPFRLDPAVDGASSTVTVTVGSYDGVWLPGVGYLGSVDFDGARTGVLSDSLYYNANSGTSAVTAGLQEGDTYTVEGVEPATATIEEVAGLVPASTPSRPRDAPDALLDFLDRYVTAGDGAGANLSSVLDGLASVGYISHGVDPDEPSSPSGHGLDRLSRLLSDTPMVGDAEQYASLAALAARQLGFPSRVVMGFSHDAGDAESGGPVAFTGSDVAAWIEIEVAGSGWVAVDPTPAERPVPEEQPEDPSLIARPYPDLQPPADDEPDRSEQTAPDSSEPEDQAAVNPILEILLRIARVLSWVVIVVAVILSPFIAVVAAKARRRALRRRARDPESRITEGWREFRDAVVDYGIEPPPASTRHEVATLHGSRGAHRLAVLADRVAFSDLESSPEDADRAWRLVDELRRTLGERVDRRGRMLALVSLRSLGLRRARSRPAGRAPRRAPGRKGTSDER
- a CDS encoding AAA family ATPase; the protein is MTMTPEQATWFAGVCDRMIANVDQVLLGKSHVIRLAFVALFSGGHLLLEDVPGTGKTSLARAIAQSIDGSASRVQFTPDLLPGDITGVSIFDQKSQRFEFHQGPIFANIVLADEINRASPKTQSALLEVMEEGQVTVDGVRHRVDAPFMVIATQNPIEQAGTYRLPEAQLDRFLLKTSIGYPDHQSTMRILENPHASEAHEISAVVPASTVADMVSLVSTVHVDPSINDYIARIVEGTRSASEVRLGASVRAALALVRATRALAASAGRSFVIPDDVKALAEAVLGHRLVLDPEAEFDGVTPSSVVSRVLIDTPPPQDQGSR
- a CDS encoding spermidine/putrescine ABC transporter substrate-binding protein; this translates as MERSLETTVAQAVDAWLRWLPRWRPATTRGRTRLCRRCFGSPVIAAAGLDTDVPHAVQHGLSTRIKTIVDTVVDEYTERNLPLLHKELLDSERRKAAGYRPDQGLDPEFDGLPLDPEPEPNEPYLFTFAELAGESDSGPTAPPRELSDEEKQALRTELRLADECATHAGRLVCIALEEHRGRIAEGVRRYVEPQVEALLADLTINLDTPPSRWS
- a CDS encoding DUF58 domain-containing protein, which gives rise to MTLLRRATDGPSQVGVLAAAIRGVVSVTTACADAAVSGWRRVAAVVEPLGWVIAGVVCIAFVVGYLAGWTEFVAIAWTGLVVLLLAAAFLIGRSSHEATMRIPLGRVVVGDQAAIQLTVTNPTRRRLGRVRVEVPVGESIADFAIPGLAVGARFEDVFVMTGARRGVVPIGPVRTIRADPIGLVTRERRWDKQVDLFVHPRTISIPSISTGFVRDLEGIPTSELTASDLSFHSLREYVPGDERRAIHWKSTAKTGQYMVRQFEETRRSHLMIVLGLHPTEFATDEEFEMAVSVAGSLGTRAIADGREVAVVASAVTRAGVASPRPIEQLSSLSPSRLLDDLCRVDPAATALRLGDVVRFASDGVAGVSLVFLVCGSTATASSLSAASANLPAGVAVVAVVCDPEIVPSMRRVGDLTVLTIGFLDDLGKTLLRAGT